In Silene latifolia isolate original U9 population chromosome 6, ASM4854445v1, whole genome shotgun sequence, the genomic window AGAATCAGCAAAGATGATGGGAAACATGTTCAGGAAGAAACCTACCAAAGCTAAAGCTATGAAGGAGCTTCGCTCTAATGCCGCTTTATTCACTGTATTCGTCGCCGCTATTCGGGTTACCCCGTATCTTCTTTCTTACTTTCAGACTGAAGAGCTTGTTTTGGATCTTTAGATCCACCCGTTTATTCGGGGCGCGCTTTATTTATAGTTATTAGTTTcttgtaagacggttttatgacTATCACCGTATTGTGTAAGACCGACTTATATAAGAATTTCATGTTGCTTATTTTCGGTTTAGTTGATATGTAATTGGAGATttgagggtttttttttttttttttttatggaatGGAATTATCTGATTTTATATGATTGTGTTTTGTTGTTCTTGGTATTTGAATTTTATTTGGTGttccaatttgattgatttgagttGCAAATTCAGTATCTTTTTGGTGGGTTTGATGTAAAGGTTGAATCTTTGGAGCAATTTGGGAATTATTTTGTATTATCTTCGTTCCAATCGattatttacctttgattaatatACCCCTGGCAGTAAAAACTAACCGGGATGAATTTTATTTGTTCAAATTGGAGTATGGTTTTGTGAAGTAGTGTTCTACATTGATTGATTTCAGATGTAATTTCTGTTTCTTTTTGTATCTTTGGAGCAATTTGGGAGTTATTTTATATAGATTACTCTAGATTCGTACTTCCCCCATTTCATTAAATTCTATACGTTTGCTTTTTGAGCACTATTCATAAGTGGGGAGAATCTTCAATACAACTTGGCTGCTTGTCTCGTATCTGACACTTCATTTTAGGTTTGATTGAATGAATTACATGATTCTGAAGGCTTAGTTTAGATGTTCATATTGTCTGGTTTATACAACATATTAGAATTCTGAAATCTGTTATAAACTGTGCATATCAAGATGAGTTGGTAGGATTATACAAAGTCGGATGTAGATTAGTAGATACTTCCTGCCATTAATCGTATTAGCATTGTAACTAGAACCAGATGTATGCAGGATCCACCAAACTCAACCTGCATAACCAGATTACGCCACTTTCCCTCGTCTCTTAGATACACTTAAGCGGCCTCTAGAGTCTAGGGACCAACTTTTGGGCTTTGGAACTAAGTTTTTTCTCAGGTTTATGACCATGTTCTTTCCCACAACGATGTTCGTGGACAACCAGGAGTGGTTTTTGTGGCCTGTTGAATGTTGATGTGCTAGTGGAATGGCTAAGAACATTATCTTAGGCACTGAACAGCCACTCCAAATGTAAAGGGTCTTGTAATTTAGGATTCTTGGCTCCCACACGGCTCACACAGATGTCTCAACAGCCTCATTAAGTGCTTTTAAGACTATGTTTCTTGCATTAAGCTGATGTAGTGCCCTTTGAGGCCAAAACCTCAAGTTGATGTGTGATGAGGGATTCGTCAAGGGAGTAAGTGTCGTTGATGATTagctatcccaatgtaattaatgaaGTGGGACGCTTAGAGTTTGTTAAGTAGTAGTAATATCTTCCAATTGAACTCCACTATGTCGCCGCATTGGATGTTCTGGTTGAGCTTCCAATTGAACTCCACTTTGTCGCATCAGATGGTGGGCGTTCTGGTTGGGCTGATGACAGGGAGGCGATCATGGGTCTTTGAGCGCCCCTGAACTTGGAAACTTGTCATTCCATATGAGGTAATAGAAATTTGGCAACTAAGGTGGTCGGTCCGTAATGGTAAGTAAAGGATATAGGTCGAGTCACCGGAGTCGAGTGAGAGAGTTGTCGAACTGCTAAAGTAGAATCGATCAATAGAAACAAGTGTAACCAGTGACAGTCTTGAGGATTGTAGTGTGAAATTGAATGCCAAAGATAAAATTGCAGACGGAAAATTGAGTACCAAATGGAGCATCAAGCATGTATTGTGAATGAAAATGATTTGGTTTATATAGGAAGGGTCAGTCAGCTGAGACCAGTGTATGCAGTTAACTGAATGCAACACCCAACCTTTGCAAGTGTCTGATTGTTCGCTTTGCGTACACTCGCGATTGTAGGTCTCTGAATTATAGTAGTATGGCGGATTTTTAAGGTTAACAAGTTGCTGCCTAGTGTTGGATGCATTTACAGGGGTGAAAACTTCAGGAAACCTGATGCTTACTGCAGGAACATCAAAATCCATCCTTTAAGTTTGTTTCAAGAGAAAAACACAATTCCACTCGGCTGCAGCAGTGCAGCGTGATATAATCGGGAAGCCTGATGCTTGCCAGAGGTATTACGATATTAAACCATTGATTGAATCTCTTATCTGTAGTCTGATATTGCAATAGATATGATGCGATTAGTTGCATACTAGCCTACCCGATGGATATCAGTGTCAGAAATATTTTCATCCGTCACATGACTCATTGTAGTTTCTTTGATACTCGTACAAACCGATAAGGTAATTCAAATtcttaaatttaatttaatttcaaaATTGCAAATTTCCATTGTTGATAGAAGTACTTGATAGTGCCGGCTTAGGTTAGGTTTTACCTTAAGTCGCCAGTATGTTAATCTGTCTCAAACCCGTTACTACACATATTGATGGAGCAAAGATGTATAGTCGGCCAAAGCCGACATTTGATCACCTCTATGGCAAATGGGTTACTAATTAGGTGAGGAAGGGGTTGGTATAGAGAATGCCAGGCTTGCAACAGCGCAAGGTCAACAACTCTGAAAACAATAGAAGAGAATGAGGTAAGAAGCTTAGGTGGAGCATGCAGACGATTTTAGAACTAATGACTCAGCTTTTGGAATTAAGTGAATTGAATTGAAAGTGTGTGTCCATGAAATGGACAACAACAAGAGGTACATAAAGAATGCCAGCCTTGCACAAGTGACAAGCCAACAGCCTACTTCATTTATACGCCCGCCTCAGCTCATGCATGGGCATGGGCATGGCCGCACGTCCTTTTTGACTACGCTATGCACTTGTGGACTTGTGGGGTTACTCATTTACAAAATTTTAATTTACCCATTAAACTTTCTACAGGGCTCTCAATAAATTTAAGAGCCCCGATTCCAAAGACCGTTTGAAGACaaagtaaaaaataaaaaaaaattatgtgtaAATTCAACTACAACATAGACATTTACCTAGCAAATTATAATCTATTTGTATGTATAATGACGTATGCATACATTATAAAGTTCAGTTAGGCTCACTAtcacggatatatccgtctaaactGAAAGACAGATCAAATACGCATAAAGTTGTGACATTTTTGGACCCCAtcatgcaacttgttgcttgtcttatgcttaaagtgggtgaatatttggcccgtctataactatagaagaatatctcccgtctataatgaAAATTTGTGTATAAAGTTTGGGGTTCTTGTTCTGATGAAAACCTTTTGAACTTGCTATTTACCAGCCTTAACTTATTgtgaaataagaaaaacaatgtacACTACTTACAATTTCAGTTGAATAAAAAGTTAATATTATATGGAGTACATACTTATGTAACACTTTTACATGGTAATTAAACATAACTATATAGTATATCTATACATTATACAAAACTTTGTAGAAAATCTACATTACATTACATGGCTTAGTTCAAAGTAGAACAAGAAGATGTACTAGGATCATACAATGCTGGTACCAAATACTTCCTCTTATTAATTCCATTGGTATTATAACTGGCCCCACTAGtcggatcgatcaacaaattaCCGGGGTAACCCGGATACGCCCCTTTACCGTATACTCCAGTACAAGCTGATGCAGCCTCAAGTGGGCcttcttttgggccttggaaatATCCGTTTCCAAACGGGTTTGTCACGGTCCCGGCTAATAAGCTAGCCAAGTTAATGACCATACCATCCAAGCCCACATCATTGTTGGGTGCAACCAATGGTGGGCCTTGTGGGCCGTAAATGGGCTGGTGGAATGGCCAAGCACATTGACCTGGGCATTGACTTTCTGAATTTCCAACCCAAATGTAAGGGGATTTATGAAGGGTATTTTTGGAAATGGTGGTTGTTCCATGGGTCCCACACCTACTTGAGCAAAACCCTACAACTGCCACGTCAGCGGAAGTCAACACAATGTTGATTGCGTTGACTTGTTGACCACCTTTGGAAGCTAGGTCAATGAGGTGCTTGTTAGTAAGGGACTTGCCTAGGGTGTACTTGTTATCTATCACTTGGTTGCCTAATGTGAGTTTGAGTGAGGTTGGTGTCTTGGGATTCGCGAGGCGATGGTACTTGCCAATGGAATTCCACCACGTGGCAAGCGATGGTTTGGTTTCACCCTGGGTGGATGAGAGGGAAGTGATGAAATCGGATATTATGGTACGCTGGGTTGGTTTGAAATTCCCGTACCATATAAGGTTCGCGGTGATTTTGCCACTCAGGAGGGGACCTTTGTGGTATTGAAACGCCATTGGCTGTGACGTGTCTGTAAGTATTCTCGTCGCCATTGTGAAACTTAAAAGAGTAAGAAGAGTGGCAAGGAATATAATTTTTTGTGAAGATGCCATTGTTGTTAATTATGAGTGTATGAGGATAGAATATTGAGGGATGATTTGAGGAAATGAAGTTTGTGAATGGAAGTATATATAGGTGTGAGTAAAGGAAGTTGCTAGGAAGAGGTCCACATACAATCCATGCAAAATAATTAAAGTGTTTAGAATTTAGAAATAAATGTACAGGTAAAGGGAGAAGTATGGCACACGTAATAGTAATAGCACACTAATTAGTGGCAACCAAAATTAAATAATACCGTGTTGTTAAGCTTAATGAAAGATAAGGATATAATTAGGTGAGCTAATAGTATTAATGTATAAGCGTGTTGTTATCCTTGAGTTGCAATTGTCACTTTGTCACTTTCTCACTAAACCAAATGTgtttggtgtggtggttgctcacctcatcccttaaccatgaggtcaggggttcgatccctATCAATGGGAATAGAGCAAACTCTTTGGCCagccgtttacctcttcgtgagagcacgcgcggcgaggggattatacactgttgtcgacggtggacaccccggtttacaccaaaaaaaactAAACTTAGCAAACGGATCAATCAAATTGAATTATTTTGGGTTCGATTATTTTCGGGTTTAACAGAATTTGGATGGAATCGAGTCAATTCGAAACTGTATGCAACAATATACATTCAGGCCGAGTTAGACCTGACCAAAGCAACGGGCCAATCCGGCCCAACCCGGCTCACGGGTCATAACCAGCTTGGCCCAGCCCGCACTATATACGGGGCGAGACGGGTTCTATTTTTCTAGCCAGGTTCGCCCTTTGGCCCACCACTTTAggcaaaattaaaaaaaaattaaaaaatagaTAGTCCCGCCAACTCGGCCCGCCTAAGATCCACCACAGACCGGTCCGAGGAACATCCCCTCAGCCCGCCCAGCCCACCCCTGTCACGGGTCGTTTAAGGGCTCAGTGGGGTGAGCCCGGCCCGTGGCCAGCTCTAGGTCGAGTCATATTGATCAGGTCAATTCAGGTTATGGTTCTATCTCGGGTTTGTAGTTCGCGTGTTGGGTAGGGCACGGGTCTAAGTATTTGGGTCGGGCCATTTATATCAGGTCAATTTTGAGATATCTACATTGTACGAAGTAGTTGTTAAATAAACAAGTGGAATGAAATGTTAATTAAGTAGAAAAAGCCAGCTTCATTGTAGCTGGATTTTTGGAAAGTGTCCTAATCTAGCGATTGACTCCTTTGTGTGTTAACTATGTGCCAGCAAAGAGGAGGAATATCTAGGATGAAGTTAATTATGGTTTTGTTTTTGAAGTTGATAGAGTAAATCTTTTCTGACTTATCCGCAAAGCGGCCCACCGTCACTCTCTTGGTCGACGAGCTCTTAACTCTCGTCGTTTCACAAGAAACCGTTTCTCAATAAACTTCACTAGCTCGCATTCATCCACCACCGCAAAGTTTCATTTAACTCGCTCATCTTTTTTAACCCTCATTATCAGCATTATTGTTCATTTATGAGGACAATAATGCTGATACGTAAACGGTAAACATTATTGTCCATTTAAgatattattattcttataaaATTGAATGTATTTTAGAGCGACTATATATTCTGACTTATCGCATTATCATTATTTTTCAAATAATTCAATGCAATCAAATAATTGAGGCTGCCATCATTAATATCATTATTTTTCAAATAATTCAATGCAATCAAATAATTGTATTGCAAAAATAATGCAGCTAGATGATAACAATTGAATTGGAGTTTATCCATGAACCTACGTACGTGGTTGTACTTGTAGAACCTTCCGCACGAACGGGTCTTCGTTATTTAAAACAGCTCCACGTCCCATTCATAGTCAAGCTTGTGTTGCCAACGGTATTAGTCGATTCTTCCTTCCCTCCATTAatgcataataaaaaaaaattgccaACACTCGAGCACTACGTTAAAAATTACTCATCCGTTTTATTGAATTATATATAGGATACTAGTATATGATCAGGTCGTCTAATGAATTTGCATAAAAACTCCGGAATTGCGTTATTGAGATAgctctcacatgatggggtgagggaTCCACTGAATTTCTTTCTTCTCTATTATGTCTCACACTAGATTAATGGGAGACGGTCTCATAAGACGTACTGATGATTTTGAGAGGATTAGTCAATATTACTGAATCTACATTTATGCGGACTTACTTCAGTTCTATTACCATTTTGGTAGATACATTTAGACGACGTTCTTTACTTCTTTTGTACTGAAACTGTCTAAAATGAACTAAACTAAagttaatggagctgaactgaacaggaataaaagttaatttgtgaagagaagaACTGAATTGAAcagaactgaactgaatgaaactgaactaaaattaagttcaaaagaacatgGGCTTAGAGGTGGATCTTAGGAAGAACTGCAATGTTAGATGGCCCGAGCCCTAAACACGGGTTGAAATGTGTCGAGCTAGTTAGGGGCTAGGTGGAATGGGGACCGACCCATGATGGGGTTGGCTAGGCAGACTAGGTAATTTTTTTCATGGAGCTGTAATTAATTTGAAGCGCCCGATTAGTGATGAGTTGGGCCGGGCTGACAAAAATTCAACCCTAGGGTGCAGGCCATCCCAAGTCGGGCTGGGCCAGCCCGCACTTGTATCCACCTCTAGGCTCTAGGAACATTTTTGGAACCCGGCTATGAAAATCTTCTCAACATGCTAATTCAACATTTCATGGATAGGATGATCAAAATTCCTCTTAAATTTGAAAGATGtatacaacttaataaaatagGCTCTCATGTTACTTCAACAAAAACTTTATTTAAAACATTTGTAGTTTACGTATACTCTCCTTGGACGTATGTATATACTCCGTAACTTATGAgaacaaattttaaaattttaagaacATTGTAAGAGTACATACATCTTTTATTAGTGAATAGCTCGACATCCCTAACTAATACATTGGTACAAAATCTTACACAAACTCTTGTTTGATACGGTCTTAATTAGTTAAGACAATATTCACAAACGATTTAATAAAGCAAAAATAAAAGGAGTGATGTGAGACGTCTTAAGTCAAGACGGTCTTAACTAAGACCAAACTGAAGTCTTTAAGCTATACAAAATTCCAGTGACTCTGTCACACCAAAGTTGAACAAGATAAGGTGGTAGGATCATACAAAGCAGGGAGCAAATACTTTCTCCCGTTAATCCCATTTGCATTGTAACTAGCACCGGTTGTCGGGTCTACTAACAGATTACCCGGGTAACCCGGATACGCTCCTTTTCCATACAACCCGGTGCAAGCCGAGGCAGCCTCAAGAGGagcgtcttttgggccttgaaagtATCCATTTCCAAACGGATTTGTTACGGTCCCAGCTAATAAACTGGCTAAGTTAATGACCATGCCATCCAAGCCCACATCATTATTGGGTGCAATCAATGGTGGGCTTTGTGGGCCGTAGATGGGCTGATGGAATGGCCAAGCGCATTGGCCCGGACATTGACTCTCTGAATTACCAACCCAAATGTATGCGAACTTTTGAAGGTTAGCTTTGGAAATGTATGTTGATCCGTGGGTCCCACACCGGCTCATCCCGAATCCTTCAACCGCCACGTCAGATGCAGTCAAAACTACGTTGACTGCGTTGACTTGTGGGCCACCTTTGTAAGCCAATTTTACAAGGTGTTTGTTAGTGAGTGATTTGCCAAGGGAGCAAGTCTCGTCAATGACTTGCTTCCCTAAGGTGGATGAAAGCGGGGCGGGAGTTTTTAAATTAGCGAGTCGATGATACTTGCCAATTGAATTCCACCATGTGGCAACAGTTGGTTTGCTATCGCTGTGATTTGATGATAAGGAAGTGATGAAATCAGTTATTATCGCCTTTTGTGAAGGGGTAAATTTTCCGTACCAAATAAGGTTAATTGTAATTTTACCGTTAAGGAGAGGACCCTTATGATACTGGAAGGACATAGGTTGGTCAACCGACGGATCAATTAACTGCCTCGAGGCGAAAGTGAGACCGAGAATTGTGAAGAAGAGAACAAGGTGTAAGATTGTGTAGAAAGATGCCATGGTTAAATTTGAAGTTGGCAAGTGCGTGTATGTTTAGAAGTATGAAAAGGAGTAGAGAGTGAGGGAGTTTATATAGCGGAGGAGATTTTGCTTAAAACTGTCTTAACTTAAGGCCAGACCATTAGATAACAAGGAAGGTCGTAGGAAAGTTATGCACAAAAGTAAGGGCACGTTGAAATAGTGCTAGATAACGTAGATAAGGTTACTATAGTGGTCAATATAAAGCGATGTAGTCGTTTTAGAAAGTGCTCTCACTTTTTAACAAGGGACATGAATTGCCTCAAGAACATAAAAGGTACTATTGCACAACTATATATAGTTGCTCACTTGCTGCCACTTAAGTTCTCATTAGTGTCGAGTTAAGTTATTACGGGTTATCTTATGTTTTAGATGGGTTATCATTCCATTCAACCCGTTTTAGAAGAGCAAATGTCACTTTGAATTTGACGAATTCGGTCGGTTTAGGTCAATTTGGAATTTGGTCGTTTATGATTAGATTTGTTTGTTCAAACTTCGATTAAATATAGGACATGGTTGCACTATTTAAGCGAACTCACAAGGATGGGTCAGCGCTTTCCTCAGGAGGTGCTCCTCTGGCATGGCACAATACAACCGAAACATGGGTGCATGGTCTAACTAGGATGACGAGTTTAGCATGGTCATACTCTTTATCTTTACATCaactttaatttgtaattttagcCGGTGGAAACGAGTCTGAGTTAGGTCACTCAGTTTAGTCACGTTTAATAACTGCGTTTTACATTATATATGAGACGAATTAACATTTATCGCGTACAATCACTACATCTTACAAAACATTTACGACACGTCATGAGTCACGACACGGTCTACTAGCCGTTCCGGGTTAGATGAGAGGTCTAGTATGAGTGAGTGACTAGGGTACTCTCCCATACACGTGCGGAATGGGCTTTACGAAAAGGGAGTTCGAGTGTCATAGAGGTCAAACTAGTTGTGCCGAATTGGCCGAAAGGCATCCGCTTTCGGACAACTTTCCAAATTCATGACAATTGGATTTCCGACAATACAATCTTACTATTCACACTTCACATATATATGGACTTATTGTTTACTCATAATGGATTATAGTGATCACTATCCAACAAACTAGTAATCTAATAGTATGGAGTATAATTTTTAATCTTAGATTTTTTTTTATTCGTTTAAAATATTTGATATCTTTAAATAAACAGAAATTTCTCATGAtatcccttaattttgtcagatttctaATGGTACTCCTGCTTTTAAGAATCCGTTTATAATACTCTTGAGGTTCTATTTTTGTGCCCATGATACCCCCTAATATAACGGCCGTTCAATTTTGATGATGTGGCAATGAATTAGTAATTAAAaatgattaataaaaatgaaaagcaaggtaCCATGGGTAGGTTGACATGAATTTGATGAGTGAGGTTATTaataaatattgtgtttttttacGTATAAAATAATATTTCAGTTCGATAAATTTATATCGAGGTATTTCAAATTCATGTCAGATAAGTAAAAGAAGTTTTAATTTGAGTAGGTCCAATGAAAATGATTAGAGTAGCACTAATACACCATCCAAAAGGCCTAACCTAACCTCACTAACATATGCTAAATGTGCATCTTTTGAGCTCTATGCCTCTATAtgttcaattggtctcccttgtgacgggttaccatttgtggcggatattttgtgagttaaaatgataacaaaatgggttagtggagaaaggggaccacatgaatagtgttgcagagagagaaaaaaaagattttgtgagataaaatggtatcgATTCACCAAGAAGTGACGGATATCTTAaatcacaaacaagaatttgtgctaTATGTTATTCCCAACTTTCTAGTCACCACTCACTCACTCACTAATAAGTCACTAACATAATTTTCCGCAACTTTTATTCATAGATTATGTCATGCGTGGCAACATTAGCTGTCAAGCGTTCTACATTTTATATAATGAATAAATAaaggagaattttgttaaagaATAGTTGGTCACCCTTAAAACGAAAACGGACAAATTTTTTGCTTTTTGCTATATAGAGTATTCTGCTTTTATCATTTCATATTGTTTAATCAATCTTAAGCTTATGAATAAACTCGTCTTGAACAAGAAATTTGTTATTAGGAATATATTTCATATACTAGAAGTATATAATTAATCCGTACAAAACAAGGGGAGGGTCCATTGAATCCCTTGCTAGGAAATTAAACGCCATTCCTTTGAAATCGCACTAAAATGTCGCTGATTCGCCGTCCATCCACTGCCGAATATATGGAAGAGTCTACCCAATCACCAACTCCACTCTACAGCCTGCCATTTTGCCCCACTCCTTTGCCTCGCGCTCTACTCTATTTTTCGGGATAGTAAGACTCGCAGTCGTTATCTTTAATCATATGtttataatataatactccatatttCGTATTAAAAGGCATTTAATTTATAATCTCGGACCAAATTAATCTTAAAAAGATTTGTATCCAAGACGGATGTAAGAACTTATTTGATCACAATTCAAATAAATGTATAATATATAATGTGTGCTTAATAAGCAAGCACTCGTGCAATTATATTAGGTAAATATTAAAAACATAAGCATGATACGCATGAGTCATGACCTATATTCAAATCTCTTCGACATTTATATTCCCCTGGCCTTGTGATTACGGTTAAAAAAAAAAGCAATCGTAAATACCGAACTTTTTAAATTCCTTTAGATAACGCTAAACAAAATATTAAATTCAAAACTAATCATGTCTAGTAATCTACTTAATTTTTATAAACCATGGTGGAAAAACCGACCCACTATACCATCAAAGTCACTCATTAGCTAGTATTTAACAATTTGTCATCCCATTCTTCctcacacacacatatatataattatataccCTTCCCTTACACTCTTCTTATCACATATTAACACCCATCAACTTCTTATTTCCTTGCACATATATCTCCATTCAATTACTCGAAAAACGAAAATTATTCACTGAAACAGAAAAAATACTTACATCAAAATCATTCTTTCATATATTTAACATGGTTAACAATTTTACGTACAAACTTTTACGTATAACAATATTTGTGTTATTATCATACACATTAATATTACCATGCTTAGCTACAATACCACGTAAGCTCGCTCTCGTGCAACCGCAACCTTTAATACTAAAGTACCATAACGGCCCTCTTCTTAAAGGAAATCTCACCGTTAATCTAATTTGGTATGGTAAGTTCAGCCCAATCCAACGGTCGATAATTGTCGACTTTATCACCTCCTTAAGCTCGAAGAACGTCGAGACGTCTAAACCGTCCGTGTCGTCATGGTGGGAGATCATAGGGAGGTACAGGGGAGGACCTTGCAGTATTACTCTAGGGAAACAAGTATTTGACGAGGGTTATTCGTTAGGGAAAATATTGACTTCGTCAAAACTCGTCGTTTTGTCGTCTAGACTTGCTCATAAAGGGGCAATAAACGTCGTTTTGACTTCCGATGACGTGGCAAGTGAAGACTTTTGTATGAACACGTGCGGGTCACATGGGTATAATTATGCGGGTAGACATAAAAAGGTTCGGGTACCTTATGCATGGGTTGGTAACCCGGGTAAACAATGTCCGGGTCAATGTGCTTGGCCTTTTCATCAACCCATGTTTGGCCCGCAATTACCGCCACTTGTCGCCCCGAATGGTGACGTTGGGGTCGATGGTATGGT contains:
- the LOC141585883 gene encoding protein PHOSPHATE-INDUCED 1-like; translated protein: MASSQKIIFLATLLTLLSFTMATRILTDTSQPMAFQYHKGPLLSGKITANLIWYGNFKPTQRTIISDFITSLSSTQGETKPSLATWWNSIGKYHRLANPKTPTSLKLTLGNQVIDNKYTLGKSLTNKHLIDLASKGGQQVNAINIVLTSADVAVVGFCSSRCGTHGTTTISKNTLHKSPYIWVGNSESQCPGQCAWPFHQPIYGPQGPPLVAPNNDVGLDGMVINLASLLAGTVTNPFGNGYFQGPKEGPLEAASACTGVYGKGAYPGYPGNLLIDPTSGASYNTNGINKRKYLVPALYDPSTSSCSTLN
- the LOC141658450 gene encoding protein EXORDIUM-like → MASFYTILHLVLFFTILGLTFASRQLIDPSVDQPMSFQYHKGPLLNGKITINLIWYGKFTPSQKAIITDFITSLSSNHSDSKPTVATWWNSIGKYHRLANLKTPAPLSSTLGKQVIDETCSLGKSLTNKHLVKLAYKGGPQVNAVNVVLTASDVAVEGFGMSRCGTHGSTYISKANLQKFAYIWVGNSESQCPGQCAWPFHQPIYGPQSPPLIAPNNDVGLDGMVINLASLLAGTVTNPFGNGYFQGPKDAPLEAASACTGLYGKGAYPGYPGNLLVDPTTGASYNANGINGRKYLLPALYDPTTLSCSTLV
- the LOC141586541 gene encoding protein EXORDIUM-like 2; translation: MVNNFTYKLLRITIFVLLSYTLILPCLATIPRKLALVQPQPLILKYHNGPLLKGNLTVNLIWYGKFSPIQRSIIVDFITSLSSKNVETSKPSVSSWWEIIGRYRGGPCSITLGKQVFDEGYSLGKILTSSKLVVLSSRLAHKGAINVVLTSDDVASEDFCMNTCGSHGYNYAGRHKKVRVPYAWVGNPGKQCPGQCAWPFHQPMFGPQLPPLVAPNGDVGVDGMVINLATVLAGAVTNPFNSGYFQGPAEGALEAVSACTGIFGSGSFPGFPGKVLIDPYTKASFNAYGLYGRKYLLPAIWDPKTFSCKTLL